Proteins encoded within one genomic window of Acinetobacter sp. WCHA55:
- a CDS encoding anthranilate synthase component I family protein, which yields MTLSQSFKKIICDSTRSVSHILQALNELTQLVYLQNVDAPVIAFLPERYQVFQKNQHFFFQRTQDFCYIPDDQEIDISSNIQPSSAQKEASFSGGLIGFVSYDYAAQQHVQVQIKSQPSLFLGLYSSYLQWTDAGWLFCSSDSQAEQIYRKIESYLLQPAALIHPLQLESICQARWTETQYKQAFQQVQEYIKAGDCYQINLTQEFTTKAHGQLLSVVEAFWQLTDAPYSGYLRIDDFELLSCSPELFIDFQAHRKIITKPIKGTMPRFADPVLDEQSKQRLRASEKDQAENVMIVDLLRNDLSVYAETGSVKTPKLFNIESFNQVHHMVSEVEATLKTKVHPFDVLLSALPGGSITGAPKIRAMQIIEELEGAPRGAYCGSMGYFNFDGTGSWNILIRSIQKFQDELSLWAGGGITIASEYEAEYQECFDKVSALLNLLNTFVQTDTK from the coding sequence ATGACTCTAAGCCAATCATTTAAAAAGATAATTTGTGATTCAACCCGCTCTGTATCTCATATACTACAGGCGTTGAATGAGCTCACACAGTTAGTCTATTTACAAAATGTCGATGCACCTGTCATTGCTTTTTTACCCGAGCGTTATCAAGTTTTTCAAAAAAACCAGCACTTTTTCTTTCAACGCACACAGGATTTTTGTTACATCCCTGATGACCAAGAAATAGATATTTCCAGCAATATTCAGCCAAGCTCAGCACAAAAAGAAGCCTCTTTTAGTGGTGGACTCATTGGATTCGTCAGTTATGACTATGCCGCCCAGCAGCATGTTCAGGTTCAAATTAAGTCTCAGCCCAGTCTATTCTTAGGGTTATACAGCAGTTATTTACAATGGACTGATGCAGGCTGGCTATTTTGCAGTAGTGACTCACAAGCCGAACAAATTTATCGCAAAATTGAATCGTATTTATTACAGCCTGCTGCCTTAATCCATCCACTCCAACTCGAGTCGATCTGCCAAGCACGTTGGACTGAAACCCAATACAAACAAGCCTTTCAGCAAGTACAGGAATACATCAAAGCTGGGGATTGTTATCAAATCAATCTCACACAAGAGTTCACTACCAAGGCACACGGTCAACTCCTAAGTGTGGTCGAAGCATTTTGGCAATTAACCGATGCACCTTACTCTGGCTATCTCCGTATCGATGATTTTGAACTCTTAAGTTGTTCACCTGAGTTGTTTATTGATTTTCAAGCTCATCGAAAAATCATCACTAAGCCAATTAAAGGCACTATGCCACGCTTTGCAGATCCAGTCTTGGATGAACAATCTAAACAACGCTTGAGGGCTTCGGAAAAAGACCAAGCTGAAAATGTGATGATAGTCGATCTACTGCGTAATGACTTAAGTGTTTATGCGGAAACAGGTTCAGTTAAAACACCTAAGCTATTTAATATTGAAAGCTTTAATCAAGTCCATCATATGGTCAGCGAAGTCGAAGCAACACTGAAGACAAAAGTTCATCCCTTTGACGTGCTACTCTCGGCACTCCCTGGTGGGTCTATTACAGGAGCACCTAAAATTCGAGCGATGCAAATTATTGAAGAACTCGAAGGTGCACCACGTGGAGCGTACTGTGGCTCAATGGGCTATTTTAATTTCGATGGGACGGGGTCTTGGAACATTCTGATTCGTTCTATTCAAAAATTTCAAGATGAGCTTTCGCTTTGGGCGGGTGGTGGAATCACTATTGCATCAGAGTATGAGGCTGAATATCAAGAATGCTTTGACAAAGTCTCAGCACTGCTTAATTTACTCAATACCTTTGTGCAAACGGACACGAAATAG
- the hisC gene encoding histidinol-phosphate transaminase: MSNITTEQMRFWSPEVRELEPYVPGEQPKIQNLLKLNTNENPYPPSPKVVEAVQAVLANSADVLRLYPDPDASALKQAIAKQQHVAVENVFVGNGSDEVLAHIFKAFFVQELPLLYPDITYSFYPVYSQFFGVKTKILPLNDDFEIVVDDYKQANGGIIITNPNAPTSIDIGLAAIEEVLQANPNSVVVIDEAYVDFGAESAVGLVEKYENLVVCQTTSKSRSLAGLRVGFAIAQPHLIAALEAVKNSFNSYPMDRFAIAAAVASFEDQAYFEAQNQKVIQSREHLVEQLTALGFNVLPSSANFIFASLPSKDAGELAAELREQGIIVRYFNKPRINQFLRITVGTDEQNQRLVDTLKNDILK, from the coding sequence ATGTCTAACATTACTACAGAACAAATGCGTTTTTGGAGTCCTGAAGTACGCGAATTAGAACCGTATGTGCCAGGCGAACAACCAAAAATTCAAAATTTATTGAAGCTCAATACCAATGAAAATCCATATCCACCCTCACCAAAAGTGGTGGAGGCTGTTCAAGCGGTCTTGGCAAACTCTGCAGATGTACTGCGTTTATATCCAGATCCAGATGCTTCTGCGTTAAAGCAGGCGATTGCGAAACAACAACATGTTGCAGTTGAAAATGTCTTTGTTGGCAATGGTTCAGATGAGGTCTTAGCGCATATTTTTAAAGCTTTTTTTGTGCAAGAGCTGCCTTTACTTTACCCCGATATTACCTATAGCTTCTATCCTGTTTATAGCCAATTCTTTGGGGTCAAAACCAAAATTTTGCCACTTAATGATGACTTTGAAATTGTGGTGGATGACTATAAGCAAGCCAATGGTGGCATTATTATCACCAATCCAAATGCACCAACCAGTATTGATATCGGTTTGGCAGCTATTGAGGAAGTACTTCAAGCCAACCCAAATTCAGTCGTGGTGATTGATGAAGCATATGTGGACTTTGGTGCTGAATCGGCAGTCGGTTTGGTGGAAAAATATGAGAACTTGGTGGTATGTCAAACCACATCTAAGTCTCGTTCACTGGCAGGTTTACGTGTTGGTTTTGCGATTGCTCAGCCACATTTAATTGCGGCGCTTGAAGCGGTGAAGAACAGTTTTAACTCTTATCCGATGGACCGTTTTGCGATTGCTGCTGCGGTTGCTTCATTTGAAGATCAAGCTTATTTCGAAGCACAAAATCAAAAAGTGATTCAGAGCCGTGAACATTTGGTTGAACAATTGACAGCACTGGGCTTTAATGTTTTGCCATCGAGTGCCAACTTTATCTTTGCATCATTGCCTAGCAAAGATGCAGGTGAATTAGCGGCTGAATTACGTGAACAAGGCATTATTGTGCGTTATTTCAATAAACCGCGTATTAACCAGTTTTTACGTATCACGGTTGGAACTGATGAACAAAATCAACGCTTAGTCGATACATTGAAAAATGATATTTTAAAATAA
- the hisD gene encoding histidinol dehydrogenase, which produces MDKLMRRLSTQDQNFKQVFADLLAFETVSDPELLKTVDQIIADVRQHGNAHVLKLTQQFDRHPAHQFSDLELTQEQLKTAFDGLSTEVREALELAANRIREFHQAQKQEGWTYVDALGNTLGQKVTPLDRVGIYVPGGLASYPSSVLMNAVPAHVAGVPEIIMVVPAPNGELNPLVLAAAYLAGVSRVFTIGGAQAVAALAYGTETIPAVDKITGPGNRFVAAAKRAVFGQVGIDMIAGPSEILVYAEGVNNAEWLAMDLLSQAEHDTVAQAVFITPDAQLLNDVEQAIEAHLQALPKAEIARTSIANRGALVLVKDRAEAVELINQVAPEHLELCLDDAQEMAEEIRHAGAIFMGRYTPEAIGDYCAGPNHVLPTSGTARFSSPLGVYDFQKRSSLIMCSEQGVKTLAKTADILAQQENLDAHARSARYRYQ; this is translated from the coding sequence GTGGATAAATTGATGCGACGTTTATCGACTCAAGATCAGAACTTTAAACAAGTCTTTGCTGATTTGTTGGCTTTTGAAACCGTGAGTGACCCAGAACTTTTAAAAACCGTAGATCAAATCATCGCTGATGTTCGTCAGCATGGTAATGCTCATGTTCTTAAACTCACCCAACAGTTCGATCGACATCCCGCGCATCAATTCTCAGATTTAGAACTGACCCAAGAACAATTAAAAACCGCATTTGATGGTTTGAGTACCGAAGTTCGCGAAGCTTTAGAACTTGCGGCAAACCGTATTCGTGAGTTTCACCAAGCACAAAAACAAGAAGGCTGGACTTATGTGGATGCCTTGGGTAATACGCTCGGACAAAAGGTCACACCACTCGACCGTGTCGGGATTTATGTACCAGGCGGTTTGGCATCTTATCCGTCATCAGTATTGATGAACGCTGTGCCTGCTCATGTAGCAGGTGTGCCTGAAATTATTATGGTGGTGCCTGCACCGAATGGTGAGTTGAATCCGTTGGTATTAGCAGCAGCTTATTTGGCTGGTGTCAGCCGTGTCTTTACCATTGGTGGGGCACAAGCAGTTGCGGCTTTAGCCTATGGCACAGAAACGATTCCAGCTGTGGATAAAATTACGGGGCCGGGCAACCGTTTTGTGGCGGCTGCGAAACGTGCAGTATTCGGTCAAGTCGGTATCGACATGATTGCAGGGCCGTCTGAAATTTTAGTCTATGCTGAAGGTGTGAATAACGCAGAATGGTTGGCGATGGATTTATTGTCCCAAGCTGAACACGATACTGTGGCGCAAGCTGTATTTATCACGCCAGATGCACAGTTGTTAAATGACGTAGAACAAGCGATTGAAGCACATTTACAAGCTTTACCTAAAGCGGAGATTGCACGTACTTCGATCGCTAACCGTGGTGCATTGGTGCTTGTGAAAGACCGTGCTGAAGCAGTTGAGCTGATTAATCAAGTGGCGCCTGAGCATTTAGAGCTTTGCTTAGATGACGCACAGGAAATGGCCGAAGAAATTCGTCATGCTGGTGCAATCTTCATGGGACGCTATACTCCAGAAGCGATCGGTGACTATTGTGCAGGGCCTAACCATGTTTTGCCAACTTCAGGTACGGCACGCTTTTCCTCGCCGTTAGGTGTATATGATTTCCAAAAACGTTCAAGTTTGATCATGTGCTCTGAGCAGGGTGTGAAAACATTAGCGAAAACCGCAGATATCTTAGCGCAGCAAGAAAACTTAGATGCGCATGCACGTTCAGCACGTTATCGTTATCAATAA